A DNA window from Halorubrum sp. DM2 contains the following coding sequences:
- a CDS encoding diadenylate cyclase has protein sequence MSGLAIEYGDHERVCEVVDRLTYCAEGVSVSFDGYDEAHVKGPGLYFAVIGDSDYGAYADPMGENRWPRDDCSSVFDEDAFAAAAESVSVAQDGGVVVAVDGEIESQMVRFRDLGTRDAETDLVDDVSYEPWMGSRHMSAIETSVRPEVVATVTLSEETGRVSVFRDGEADSTGREEIGGRWRVE, from the coding sequence ATGAGTGGTCTCGCCATCGAGTACGGCGACCACGAGCGCGTGTGCGAGGTCGTCGACCGGTTGACCTACTGCGCCGAGGGCGTCAGCGTCTCCTTCGACGGGTACGACGAGGCGCACGTGAAGGGACCGGGGCTGTACTTCGCCGTCATCGGCGACAGCGACTACGGCGCGTACGCGGACCCGATGGGGGAGAACCGCTGGCCGCGCGACGACTGCTCGTCCGTCTTCGACGAGGACGCGTTCGCGGCCGCCGCGGAGTCGGTGAGCGTCGCGCAGGACGGCGGCGTCGTCGTCGCGGTCGACGGCGAGATCGAGTCCCAGATGGTCCGGTTCCGCGATCTGGGCACCCGCGACGCGGAGACCGATCTCGTCGACGACGTGAGCTACGAGCCGTGGATGGGGTCGCGCCACATGAGCGCGATCGAGACCTCGGTCCGCCCGGAGGTCGTCGCGACGGTGACGCTGAGCGAGGAGACCGGCCGCGTCAGCGTCTTCCGCGACGGCGAGGCGGACAGCACGGGGCGCGAGGAGATAGGCGGCCGGTGGCGCGTCGAGTAA
- a CDS encoding RNA-binding domain-containing protein, with protein sequence MIYSVDVRIETPVHDTEVTDRVADAVENVFPDAEPVHEDGRLVSETHSLDAFSDVLHEQEILDTARRVFRQNRTDEGFAFSLKKQAALEGVVNFAVGEPDELGEIDVEVRVRQPDVESFIDYVAPETDEGQPVDPVREYGDRFDPEDEAY encoded by the coding sequence GTGATCTACAGCGTCGACGTCCGGATCGAGACCCCGGTTCACGACACGGAAGTGACCGACCGCGTCGCCGACGCCGTCGAGAACGTCTTCCCGGACGCCGAACCGGTCCACGAGGACGGGCGACTCGTCTCCGAGACGCACAGCCTCGACGCCTTCTCCGACGTGCTCCACGAACAGGAGATCCTCGACACCGCCCGCCGCGTCTTCCGACAGAACCGCACCGACGAGGGGTTCGCCTTCTCGCTGAAAAAGCAGGCGGCGCTCGAAGGCGTCGTCAACTTCGCGGTCGGCGAGCCGGACGAACTGGGCGAGATCGACGTCGAGGTGCGCGTCCGCCAGCCGGACGTCGAGTCGTTCATCGACTACGTCGCGCCCGAGACGGACGAGGGCCAGCCGGTCGACCCCGTCCGCGAGTACGGCGACCGGTTCGACCCCGAAGACGAGGCGTACTGA
- a CDS encoding universal stress protein — MYDNILVPTDGSEAVDRALDHAIRLATDHDATVHALYVVDQRIAAANSGDLHDEVVADLEAQGEAAVDAVAEAAAEAGLDAETHVAHGTPDTEIVAYADETGIDVIVMSPEGKSPRERIRSLGSVSDRVADDASVPVFLIK; from the coding sequence ATGTACGACAACATCTTGGTGCCGACCGACGGGAGCGAGGCGGTCGACCGCGCGCTCGACCACGCGATCCGGCTGGCGACGGACCACGACGCGACTGTCCACGCGCTGTACGTCGTCGACCAGCGGATCGCGGCCGCCAACTCCGGTGACCTCCACGACGAGGTCGTCGCGGACCTCGAAGCGCAGGGCGAGGCAGCGGTCGACGCGGTCGCGGAGGCGGCCGCCGAGGCCGGTCTCGACGCCGAGACCCACGTCGCGCACGGGACGCCCGACACCGAGATCGTCGCGTACGCCGACGAGACCGGTATCGACGTGATCGTGATGAGTCCCGAGGGGAAGTCGCCGCGCGAGCGGATCCGGTCGCTCGGCAGCGTCTCCGACCGCGTCGCGGACGACGCCTCGGTTCCCGTGTTCCTCATCAAGTAG
- a CDS encoding DUF1648 domain-containing protein, translated as MNPPARFLARQKTVAALVTLTLLALGLALYGALPDQMAIHWNAAGEPDNVVSKPVAILAMPVIVVFMSVLFEVTGGDAGDRIVGSLAMLLLLVVQVMVFGANLGYDVPIVPIALALAGGMVAVAVYFETR; from the coding sequence ATGAACCCTCCAGCCCGCTTCCTCGCCCGCCAGAAGACGGTCGCCGCCCTCGTCACCCTCACGCTGTTGGCCCTCGGACTCGCGCTCTACGGGGCCCTCCCCGACCAGATGGCGATCCACTGGAACGCCGCCGGTGAGCCGGATAACGTCGTCAGCAAACCGGTCGCGATCCTCGCGATGCCCGTCATCGTCGTGTTCATGAGCGTGCTGTTCGAGGTCACTGGGGGCGACGCCGGCGACCGGATCGTCGGCTCGCTGGCGATGCTCCTGCTGCTCGTCGTCCAGGTGATGGTGTTCGGGGCGAACCTCGGGTACGACGTGCCGATCGTTCCGATCGCGCTGGCGCTGGCCGGCGGGATGGTGGCCGTGGCCGTGTACTTCGAGACGCGGTAG
- a CDS encoding GNAT family protein — protein MFPETIETDRLRLEARGPETVDIDECYRICSSDPGIDEVTEYVTWDPHETKKETLEFLERGRERFEDGEAATYVIRPREGEDGAGEIAGFGGFDVEWDRRTANLGVWLRKRFWGREYSGERAAALAEVAFDDLDLEVVAVSHHPDNEASRRAIETYVDRLGGRREGRLRNTLEFADGSVHDEVRYTISQAEWRAATA, from the coding sequence GTGTTCCCCGAGACCATCGAAACGGACCGACTGCGGCTGGAAGCGAGGGGCCCCGAGACGGTCGATATCGACGAGTGCTACCGGATCTGCTCGTCGGATCCCGGCATCGACGAGGTGACCGAGTACGTCACGTGGGACCCCCACGAGACGAAAAAGGAGACGCTGGAGTTCCTCGAACGCGGCCGCGAGCGCTTCGAGGACGGCGAGGCGGCGACGTACGTGATCCGGCCGCGCGAGGGCGAGGACGGCGCGGGCGAGATCGCCGGCTTCGGCGGGTTCGACGTCGAGTGGGACCGGCGCACCGCGAACCTCGGCGTGTGGCTCCGAAAGCGGTTCTGGGGCCGGGAGTACTCCGGCGAGCGGGCCGCGGCGCTCGCGGAAGTCGCGTTCGACGACCTCGACTTGGAGGTCGTCGCCGTGAGCCACCACCCCGACAACGAGGCGTCGCGGCGGGCGATAGAGACGTACGTCGACCGTCTGGGCGGACGGCGAGAGGGACGGCTCCGGAACACCCTCGAGTTCGCCGACGGGAGCGTCCACGACGAGGTCCGGTACACGATCTCGCAGGCGGAGTGGCGAGCGGCGACCGCATGA
- a CDS encoding alpha/beta hydrolase — MSADQIDPQAKRAAARQSRIPLPHGRYRLKLLRLLTRPLTRLQNRNPPSVGATESVTVPGPDDAGSRETPDDLDARLYLPAGDPPFPTVVFFHGGGFVLGSVETHDWLCRHLTRESRCAVLSVEYRLAPESPFPAAVEDAYAAVEWAADATDRLRGTGEVAVAGDSAGGTLAAVTALMAAEKDGPEIARQALLYPGIGVDPEQGSVREHAGIVLSRADIEWFSESYYRNEIHRRNPYADPINAGDLSGVAPATVVTAGFDPLRDGGKAYAERLVADGVATRYENYPTMVHGFMTMQDVDRAREAIASVGDDLGDALDA, encoded by the coding sequence GTGAGCGCCGACCAGATCGACCCCCAAGCGAAGCGCGCGGCGGCCCGACAGTCGCGGATTCCGCTGCCGCACGGACGCTACCGGCTGAAACTGCTTCGACTCCTAACCCGGCCGCTGACGCGGCTCCAGAACCGAAACCCGCCGAGCGTCGGCGCGACCGAGTCAGTGACCGTTCCCGGTCCCGACGACGCGGGCAGTCGGGAGACGCCCGACGACCTCGACGCGCGCCTCTATCTCCCCGCGGGCGATCCCCCGTTCCCGACCGTCGTCTTCTTCCACGGCGGCGGGTTCGTCCTCGGGAGCGTCGAGACCCACGACTGGCTCTGCCGGCACCTGACCCGAGAGAGCCGCTGCGCGGTCCTCTCCGTCGAGTACCGCCTCGCGCCCGAGAGCCCGTTCCCGGCCGCGGTCGAGGACGCGTACGCCGCCGTCGAGTGGGCCGCGGACGCGACGGACCGGCTCCGCGGAACCGGCGAGGTCGCGGTCGCGGGCGACTCCGCCGGCGGCACCCTCGCCGCCGTGACCGCGCTGATGGCCGCCGAGAAGGACGGGCCCGAGATCGCACGTCAGGCCCTCCTCTACCCCGGTATCGGCGTCGACCCCGAACAGGGGTCGGTCCGGGAACACGCCGGGATCGTCCTCTCGCGGGCGGACATCGAATGGTTCTCCGAGTCGTACTACCGCAACGAGATCCACCGCCGGAACCCGTACGCCGACCCGATCAACGCCGGCGACCTCTCCGGCGTCGCGCCCGCGACAGTCGTCACCGCCGGGTTCGACCCGCTCCGAGACGGCGGGAAGGCGTACGCCGAGCGACTGGTCGCGGACGGGGTCGCCACCAGGTACGAGAACTACCCGACGATGGTTCACGGGTTCATGACGATGCAGGACGTCGACCGCGCCCGGGAGGCGATCGCGAGCGTCGGCGACGACCTCGGCGACGCGCTCGACGCGTGA
- a CDS encoding transporter, whose protein sequence is MSSSPTGGATATTGSNQSVARDAITGAVAGAAAYLLGYLTVYLTQSGRIEEGLSGLNFLAELFGGDPISSWQVSGWMFYNAHFVDTVIPTVFGGTQSQNLISQAEGASFLFVVPPVLLLVAGVVAGRVAGADSPAGGARAGAFVLAGYLPLALIGTFLFRYAVGDGSVAPDIVTAVFLAGAVYPAAFGAIGGAASSLLSD, encoded by the coding sequence ATGTCCTCGTCACCGACCGGCGGAGCGACCGCGACGACAGGCTCGAACCAGAGCGTTGCCAGAGACGCGATCACCGGTGCGGTGGCGGGTGCCGCCGCCTACCTCCTCGGCTACCTGACCGTCTACCTCACGCAGAGCGGCCGGATCGAGGAGGGGCTGTCGGGACTCAACTTCCTCGCCGAACTGTTCGGCGGCGATCCCATCTCGTCGTGGCAGGTGTCGGGCTGGATGTTCTACAACGCCCACTTCGTCGACACCGTCATTCCCACGGTGTTCGGCGGCACGCAGTCGCAGAACCTCATCTCGCAGGCCGAGGGCGCGTCGTTCCTGTTCGTCGTCCCGCCGGTCCTGCTGCTCGTCGCCGGCGTCGTCGCCGGGCGGGTCGCCGGCGCTGACTCCCCCGCCGGCGGGGCACGGGCCGGGGCGTTCGTCCTCGCCGGATACCTCCCGCTCGCGCTGATCGGGACCTTCCTGTTCCGGTACGCGGTCGGCGACGGGAGCGTGGCCCCTGACATCGTCACGGCCGTCTTCCTCGCCGGGGCCGTCTACCCCGCCGCCTTCGGCGCGATCGGCGGAGCGGCCTCGTCGCTGCTGAGCGACTGA
- a CDS encoding AAA family ATPase, whose product MNVIGTVGLPGSGKGEAANVAEAAGIPVVVMGDVIRAECRRRGLDPAEHHGRMAGTLREEEGDDAIAARTLPRIREAAAESDRGDTVLVDGLRSTVELDRFREAFGDDFTLVAIRAPFELRAERLGERGRDDSDSDLEALRERDDREIELGLGETLERADVEIDNTDSLAAFRERVREVLGVEREAGDPAETPNAGGDGA is encoded by the coding sequence ATGAACGTCATCGGAACCGTCGGTCTCCCCGGCAGCGGGAAGGGGGAGGCGGCGAACGTGGCCGAGGCGGCCGGCATCCCGGTCGTCGTGATGGGCGACGTGATCCGCGCCGAGTGTCGCCGCCGCGGGCTGGACCCGGCCGAACACCACGGGCGGATGGCCGGCACGCTGCGCGAGGAGGAGGGCGACGACGCCATCGCCGCGCGGACGCTCCCCCGGATCCGAGAGGCGGCCGCCGAGAGCGACCGCGGCGACACCGTCCTCGTCGACGGCCTCCGCTCGACGGTCGAACTCGACCGCTTCCGCGAGGCGTTCGGCGACGACTTCACGCTCGTCGCGATCCGCGCGCCGTTCGAGCTGCGCGCCGAGCGACTGGGCGAGCGCGGCCGCGACGACTCCGACTCCGACCTCGAAGCGCTCCGCGAGCGCGACGACCGCGAGATCGAACTCGGGCTGGGCGAGACCCTCGAACGGGCCGACGTCGAGATCGACAACACCGACAGCCTCGCGGCGTTCCGCGAGCGGGTCCGCGAGGTGTTGGGTGTCGAACGCGAAGCGGGCGACCCCGCCGAGACGCCGAACGCGGGGGGTGACGGCGCGTGA
- the moaA gene encoding GTP 3',8-cyclase MoaA, with protein MAGPLADDFGREVTGVRISLTDRCNFDCVYCHNEGLGDTRGPMEPSDEEMSADDVVRFLEVVEGYGVDAVKFTGGEPMLRQDLEEIIERTPDSMEVSMTTNGTFLPGRAADLKAAGLDRVNVSQDALDPDDFAEVTKSGAYEKVLEGVKAAVDAGLDPVKLNMVVFTHTAGYVEEMVEHVAENEGLQLQLIQYMPELTGKPEWNVDIGRVHDWLAEEADRVEHREMHDRKRYFVGEESDDATGGMVEIVDPVENEEFCANCGRVRVTHEGYLKGCLNRNDDLRSMGEMTREEIAETFEEVVANRVPYYGEYLVEGDDGEYELNEKYLGTPPAAD; from the coding sequence ATGGCCGGCCCACTCGCGGACGACTTCGGACGGGAGGTGACGGGAGTCCGGATTTCGCTCACCGACCGGTGTAACTTCGACTGCGTCTACTGTCACAACGAGGGGTTAGGCGACACGCGCGGGCCGATGGAGCCGAGCGACGAGGAGATGAGCGCCGACGACGTGGTCCGCTTCCTGGAGGTCGTCGAGGGCTACGGCGTCGACGCGGTGAAGTTCACCGGCGGCGAGCCGATGCTCCGACAGGATCTCGAAGAGATCATCGAGCGCACGCCCGACTCGATGGAGGTCTCGATGACGACGAACGGCACCTTCCTCCCCGGTCGCGCCGCGGACCTGAAGGCCGCCGGCCTCGACCGCGTCAACGTCTCGCAGGACGCGCTCGACCCGGACGACTTCGCGGAGGTGACGAAGTCGGGCGCGTACGAGAAGGTGTTGGAGGGCGTGAAGGCCGCCGTCGACGCCGGACTCGACCCCGTGAAGCTCAACATGGTCGTGTTCACGCACACCGCGGGCTACGTCGAGGAGATGGTCGAGCACGTCGCCGAAAACGAGGGGCTCCAGCTCCAGCTCATCCAGTACATGCCGGAGCTGACCGGCAAGCCCGAGTGGAACGTCGACATCGGGCGCGTCCACGACTGGCTCGCGGAGGAGGCCGACCGGGTCGAACACCGCGAGATGCACGACCGGAAGCGCTACTTCGTCGGCGAGGAGAGCGACGACGCGACCGGCGGGATGGTCGAGATCGTCGACCCCGTCGAGAACGAGGAGTTCTGCGCGAACTGCGGCCGCGTCCGCGTCACCCACGAGGGCTACCTGAAGGGGTGTCTCAACCGCAACGACGACCTCCGGTCGATGGGCGAGATGACGCGCGAGGAGATCGCGGAGACGTTCGAGGAAGTGGTGGCCAACCGCGTGCCCTACTACGGCGAGTACCTCGTCGAGGGCGACGACGGCGAGTACGAACTCAACGAGAAGTACCTCGGGACGCCGCCGGCGGCGGACTGA
- a CDS encoding MBL fold metallo-hydrolase, which yields MELTVLGSGSAMPVPDRAQAGYLLDDGDRSLLVDCGSGVLGRLAGTDTGYEGVSTVLLTHHHLDHVAALLPLLKARWLAGEEHLEVVGPAGTKALVDGLLDVHDYLDGRIDLAIREVSASRPFAAAGFDVTARETRHSMDGFAYRFSPPSSDAPPGDGPLALSGDTEAFAGMARFADGVDCLVHDCSFPDDVDVSNHPRPTSLGESLAGAEIGTLLLSHLYPHTGGREREMEQQVREAGFDGEVRAAEDGLRVSL from the coding sequence ATGGAACTCACCGTGCTCGGGTCCGGCAGCGCGATGCCGGTCCCCGACCGCGCGCAGGCCGGGTACCTCCTCGACGACGGCGACCGGTCGCTGCTCGTCGACTGCGGCAGCGGCGTCCTCGGGCGGCTCGCCGGGACTGACACCGGCTACGAGGGCGTCTCGACGGTCCTGTTGACCCACCACCACCTCGACCACGTCGCGGCGCTCTTACCGCTCCTGAAGGCCCGCTGGCTCGCCGGCGAGGAACACCTGGAGGTCGTCGGTCCCGCGGGCACGAAGGCGCTCGTCGACGGCCTGCTCGACGTCCACGACTATCTCGACGGGCGGATCGATCTGGCGATACGGGAGGTGTCCGCGTCGCGTCCGTTCGCCGCGGCCGGCTTCGACGTGACCGCCCGGGAGACGCGCCACTCGATGGACGGGTTCGCGTACCGGTTCTCGCCGCCGAGTTCGGACGCGCCGCCCGGGGACGGCCCGCTCGCGCTCTCGGGCGACACCGAGGCGTTCGCGGGGATGGCGCGGTTCGCGGACGGCGTCGACTGCCTGGTCCACGACTGCTCGTTCCCGGACGACGTCGACGTGTCGAACCACCCGCGGCCGACGAGCCTCGGCGAGTCGCTCGCGGGCGCGGAGATCGGCACCCTCCTGCTGTCGCACCTCTACCCGCACACCGGCGGCCGCGAGCGCGAGATGGAGCAGCAGGTCCGCGAGGCGGGGTTCGACGGCGAGGTGCGAGCCGCGGAGGACGGGCTCCGCGTGTCGCTGTGA